Proteins encoded within one genomic window of Babesia bigemina genome assembly Bbig001, chromosome : IV:
- a CDS encoding GTP-ase activating domain containing protein, putative, with protein sequence MFGSPIAGRICSIEGNNICADCGGRSPRWASVNLGVLLCINCSGVHRMLGVHVSQVKSLTLDNLKPEWIKVLTNVGNEIANSYYLHKLPSHAPRPHANTSAKDMEIWIRNKYERKIYAMDGVEEPYILLAKGYNPREIIAKGTLGPAARPQSQPATQEPANTAMGGSIKGFGGPEVPVCSSTSEDLFGNANAHGNAVFQDSAPQANWSGDFWPTSTPSKGRKASFDNDLIGTVPSSVSFESNKVAETKIEAAKDSISKLFDNPSQIGFKNSSYEQKTPNCVQGDLFDFNFSDLGNKLQSQQKQNDDLI encoded by the exons ATGTTCGGAAGTCCGATTGCAGGGCGCATCTGCTCGATCGAGGGGAACAACATATGCGCGGATTGCGGCGGCCGTTCACCTCGCTGGGCGAGCGTTAACCTCGGCGTGCTGCTGTGTATAAACTGTTCGGGCGTCCACCGCATGCTGGGAGTACATGTATCTCAGGTGAAATCGCTCACCTTGGACAATCTGAAGCccgagtggataaag GTTCTCACCAATGTCGGCAACGAGATAGCCAACAGCTACTACCTCCACAAGCTCCCGTCACACGCTCCGAGACCCCACGCAAATACTTCCGCCAA GGATATGGAGATATGGATCCGTAACAAGTACGAGCGTAAGATCTATGCCATGGATGGTGTAGAGGAGCCTTACATCCTGCTTGCCAAAG GATACAATCCCCGCGAGATAATAGCCAAGGGCACCTTGGGACCAGCTGCTCGTCCACAATCTCAACCCGCTACGCAGGAGCCCGCCAATACAGCTATGGGAGGCAGTATAAAGGGGTTCGGAGGTCCGGAAGTCCCTGTGTG CTCTTCGACATCTGAGGACCTGTTTGGTAATGCCAACGCACATGGGAACGCCGTCTTCCAGGATTCGGCGCCACAGGCCAACTGGTCCGGTGACTTTTGGCCCACTTCAACCCCGAGCAAAGGCCGAAAGGCGTCGTTCGACAATGACCTAATCGGCACTGTGCCCTCGAGCGTGAGCTTCGAAAGCAACAAGGTCGCAGAAACCAAAATTGAGGCGGCAAAGGACTCCATATCCAAGCTATTCGACAACCCGAGCCAAATAGGCTTCAAAAACTCGTCCTACGAGCAAAAG ACCCCCAACTGCGTCCAAGGCGACCTCTTTGACTTCAACTTCAGCGATCTCGGCAATAAGCTGCAATCGCAGCAGAAGCAGAATGACGACTTAATATGA